The following are encoded in a window of Lactobacillus intestinalis genomic DNA:
- the serS gene encoding serine--tRNA ligase, with protein MLDIKVIRENLDWAKDKLATRGIKPEELDELIQIDARRREALNESEQLKAERNNVSKKIGEAKRNKEDASDAIKSMKEVSNKIKDLDNEIRDLSEKQEYILLRLPNFPADSDPIGPDESYNEEVRKWEEPTKFDFKPKAHWDLGTDLDILDWDRGAKVSGARFVYYKGAGALLERAVFNFFLDENTKEGYTEIIPPYLVNDASMQGTGQFPKFREDVYTIVDNDDPDKPRDLTLIPTAEVPLVNYFRDEIIHEDKLPINVTAMSPAFRSEAGSAGRDTRGLIRMHEFRKVEMVKICKPDESWDELEKLTHNAEHLLQKLGLPYHVVALSTGDASFTSAKTYDLEVWMPYQDKYREISSCSNCTDFQARRAQIRYRGEDGKLHLVHTLNGSGLAVGRTVAAILENYQNEDGSVTVPEVLVPYMNGMKKITKQPSLI; from the coding sequence ATGCTAGATATAAAAGTAATTCGTGAGAATCTTGATTGGGCTAAAGATAAGCTTGCAACTCGTGGAATTAAGCCAGAAGAATTGGATGAACTAATTCAAATTGATGCTAGACGTCGTGAAGCTTTAAATGAAAGTGAACAATTAAAGGCAGAACGTAACAATGTCTCAAAGAAGATTGGTGAAGCTAAGCGTAATAAAGAAGACGCTAGCGATGCCATTAAATCAATGAAAGAAGTAAGTAACAAGATTAAAGATCTCGATAATGAAATTAGAGATTTATCTGAAAAGCAAGAATATATCTTGCTTCGTTTACCAAACTTCCCAGCTGATTCTGATCCAATTGGTCCTGATGAAAGCTATAACGAAGAAGTTCGTAAGTGGGAAGAACCTACTAAATTTGATTTCAAACCAAAAGCTCACTGGGATCTTGGTACTGATTTAGATATTCTTGATTGGGACCGCGGTGCTAAAGTTTCTGGTGCTCGTTTTGTTTACTATAAGGGAGCTGGTGCGCTTTTAGAACGCGCCGTATTTAACTTCTTCTTAGATGAAAACACCAAAGAAGGATATACAGAAATTATTCCACCTTACCTTGTAAATGACGCTTCAATGCAAGGAACGGGCCAATTCCCTAAATTCCGCGAAGACGTATACACTATTGTAGATAACGATGATCCAGACAAGCCACGTGACTTGACGCTTATTCCAACTGCGGAAGTTCCATTGGTTAACTACTTCCGTGATGAAATTATTCATGAAGATAAGCTTCCAATTAATGTTACTGCAATGTCTCCAGCCTTCAGAAGTGAAGCAGGTTCAGCTGGTCGTGATACGCGCGGTTTAATTAGAATGCACGAATTTAGAAAAGTTGAAATGGTTAAGATTTGTAAGCCAGATGAATCTTGGGATGAACTTGAAAAGTTGACCCATAATGCTGAACATCTTCTTCAAAAGCTTGGTTTGCCATACCATGTAGTTGCTCTTTCAACTGGGGATGCCAGCTTTACTAGTGCCAAGACTTATGATCTTGAAGTTTGGATGCCATACCAAGATAAGTATCGTGAAATTTCAAGTTGTTCAAACTGTACTGATTTCCAAGCTCGTCGCGCCCAAATTAGATACCGTGGGGAAGATGGCAAGCTTCATTTGGTTCATACTTTAAATGGTTCAGGACTTG
- a CDS encoding GNAT family N-acetyltransferase: MLASKRIYLRNVSENDAPILLKWGKDKSYHDSAGFGSYENLAEAKKAAKQYIMRKNSYLICLKENDQVVGLIELNERGMDERSGLLKTKELGFLMDKDYRQKGLMTEAIDLVVKDAFINLDQNEIWAGTFENNLKSQNLLKKLGFKYIYEIDYSQISDLFSYKEKYYLLKKTEWLKIEQNTKS, from the coding sequence ATGTTAGCATCAAAACGAATTTATTTACGAAATGTATCTGAAAATGATGCTCCAATTTTATTAAAATGGGGTAAAGACAAAAGTTATCATGATAGTGCTGGTTTTGGTAGCTATGAGAATTTAGCTGAGGCCAAAAAAGCAGCCAAGCAATATATCATGCGTAAAAATAGTTATTTGATTTGTTTAAAAGAAAATGATCAGGTTGTCGGCTTAATCGAATTAAATGAACGAGGGATGGATGAAAGAAGCGGGCTGCTTAAGACTAAGGAATTAGGCTTTTTAATGGATAAAGATTACCGGCAAAAAGGTTTGATGACCGAAGCTATTGATTTAGTAGTTAAAGATGCTTTTATTAATTTAGATCAAAATGAAATATGGGCCGGAACTTTTGAAAATAATCTCAAATCGCAAAATTTATTGAAAAAGTTAGGCTTTAAATATATTTATGAAATCGACTATAGCCAAATTAGCGATCTTTTTTCGTATAAGGAAAAATACTATTTGCTCAAAAAAACAGAATGGCTTAAAATAGAACAAAACACGAAATCCTAA
- a CDS encoding TVP38/TMEM64 family protein — protein MHLSAKTSRKLINYATIICGIIIILLVIYWYRLGIFTNQEKMKAYLQNKQIIGPIVFVLIQIVQVVIPIIPGGVSLLGGVVFFGPVAGFLYNYVGICIGSIINFFLARYYGRSFIFHIVSEETLNKYMKWTKNQKKFNWFFALCILAPAAPDDVLCLLAGLTEMKFWTYFWIIILCKPWTIAAYSIGLVYGANWLLKLVGK, from the coding sequence ATGCACTTGTCAGCTAAAACTAGTCGAAAGCTAATTAATTATGCCACTATCATTTGTGGAATCATAATTATATTGTTGGTGATTTATTGGTATCGGTTAGGGATTTTTACCAATCAAGAAAAAATGAAGGCATATTTGCAAAATAAGCAAATAATTGGACCAATTGTCTTTGTTTTGATTCAGATTGTCCAAGTAGTAATTCCGATTATTCCAGGAGGAGTTTCTCTTTTAGGAGGAGTGGTTTTCTTTGGTCCCGTTGCTGGATTCCTCTATAATTATGTGGGAATTTGTATTGGATCAATAATTAACTTCTTCTTAGCAAGATACTATGGGCGATCTTTTATCTTTCATATTGTTTCAGAAGAAACTTTGAATAAATACATGAAGTGGACGAAAAATCAAAAGAAATTCAACTGGTTTTTTGCTCTTTGTATTTTGGCACCTGCTGCTCCAGATGACGTTCTATGTTTATTAGCGGGGCTAACAGAAATGAAGTTCTGGACGTATTTTTGGATTATTATTTTGTGTAAGCCATGGACGATTGCGGCCTACAGTATCGGATTAGTATATGGAGCAAATTGGCTCCTAAAGTTAGTTGGTAAGTAA
- a CDS encoding alpha/beta hydrolase — MVVIKNDITYDSEKKLKTDIYYPNDTTSATKILIFWHGGGWFRGSKDDAKKVGVNLANAGFMTFIPDYSLAPEHVFPEAHDDAVHFVKWLLNSNYTDKDDQKNIVQIGASVGGTLALYVAGKYGFPTVTWSAPVEFSKWMKNHENVKPSYEGAKEFGLTDLHDINNSFYKYFTLTYAGTADQKVLKKLDADSYDYSHLKELMMINSADELNPLPNVLNFIQFLADQNLGVELLVIKGHRHAMAYASDYIDESLDFLYQTIKRQK; from the coding sequence ATGGTTGTAATAAAAAACGACATTACTTACGATTCAGAAAAGAAACTTAAGACAGACATCTACTATCCTAATGATACGACTTCAGCAACAAAGATTTTAATCTTTTGGCATGGTGGCGGTTGGTTCCGCGGAAGCAAAGACGATGCCAAAAAAGTTGGAGTTAACCTGGCTAATGCTGGTTTTATGACCTTTATTCCAGATTATAGTCTTGCTCCTGAGCATGTTTTTCCTGAAGCCCATGATGACGCAGTCCATTTCGTGAAGTGGCTTTTAAATTCAAACTATACTGATAAAGATGATCAAAAAAACATTGTTCAAATCGGAGCCAGTGTTGGAGGAACGCTCGCACTTTATGTAGCGGGGAAATATGGCTTTCCTACCGTCACTTGGTCAGCGCCAGTTGAATTTTCAAAATGGATGAAAAACCACGAAAATGTTAAACCTTCATATGAAGGGGCTAAAGAGTTTGGTTTAACAGATTTGCATGACATAAATAATTCGTTCTATAAATATTTCACTCTAACTTATGCAGGAACTGCTGATCAAAAAGTCCTTAAAAAGTTAGATGCAGACTCTTATGATTATAGTCATTTAAAAGAACTCATGATGATTAATTCGGCTGATGAATTGAATCCTTTACCTAACGTTCTTAATTTCATTCAATTTTTAGCTGATCAAAATTTAGGTGTTGAATTACTCGTCATCAAGGGACATCGTCACGCTATGGCATATGCGAGCGATTATATTGATGAATCTCTTGATTTTTTGTATCAAACAATTAAGCGGCAGAAATAA
- a CDS encoding helix-turn-helix domain-containing protein → MINIDKFIKIRKSKKISQNELSHGICTQSTLSKFENNGQVPSFKILKQLCDRMGIEVGDIIRQSSDNPATKNMFEAEFAFITYDYNKIRDLLSSIHEQDLKHEQDRLHFDYLRGLYALDGEKNDMTALYYFNNILSNRDIADNNIYRLLALNGCSQIYASENDMAKAHHYYDQILSYIKDIDIDDELTALQVLAILCDAGEFFGKQKEYKKSNSLLRYAYSIASEKHTVYFLARILFRWGLNDIEQGKGLDKALQHLYDACAFARLNKNHVILTKAKKLIKELNQKNVD, encoded by the coding sequence ATGATTAACATTGATAAATTTATAAAAATAAGAAAATCAAAGAAAATTTCACAAAATGAACTGTCTCATGGAATTTGTACACAATCCACTTTAAGTAAATTCGAAAACAATGGTCAAGTACCTTCTTTTAAGATATTAAAGCAATTGTGTGATCGAATGGGGATTGAAGTTGGCGATATTATTAGACAAAGTAGTGATAATCCCGCAACAAAAAACATGTTTGAAGCAGAATTTGCATTCATTACTTATGATTATAATAAGATCCGTGACTTACTTTCTAGCATTCACGAACAAGATTTAAAGCACGAACAAGATCGCCTTCATTTTGATTATTTGCGCGGGCTTTATGCGCTGGACGGCGAAAAAAACGACATGACTGCACTTTATTATTTCAACAATATCCTTTCCAACCGTGATATTGCCGATAATAATATTTATCGATTGCTTGCTTTAAATGGATGTAGTCAAATTTATGCCAGTGAAAATGATATGGCAAAGGCCCATCATTATTATGATCAGATTTTGAGCTACATTAAAGATATTGACATTGATGATGAATTAACTGCTTTACAAGTTTTGGCTATCTTATGTGATGCTGGTGAATTTTTCGGCAAACAAAAAGAATATAAGAAGTCTAACTCTCTTTTACGTTACGCTTATTCAATTGCCTCTGAGAAGCATACAGTTTACTTCTTAGCGCGTATTTTATTTCGCTGGGGACTAAATGATATTGAGCAAGGTAAAGGCCTAGATAAGGCCTTACAGCACCTCTATGATGCCTGTGCATTTGCCCGCTTGAATAAGAATCATGTCATTTTAACTAAGGCGAAAAAATTAATTAAAGAACTCAATCAAAAAAACGTGGATTAA
- a CDS encoding nucleoside 2-deoxyribosyltransferase: protein MTAEISTAKIYLGSPFYNDAQRERVTKARKLLAQNPTVWQVHFPFDQNFVDPEEKNPEIGGVRSMTWRVATYQNDLNGIVNATCGVFLYDMDNIDDGSAFEIGFFRALHKPVILVPFTEIENKEKEMNLMLAQGVTTIIDGNDSFEKLASYDFNSCPADPVVGYKII, encoded by the coding sequence ATGACGGCAGAAATTTCCACCGCAAAGATTTATTTAGGATCACCATTTTACAATGATGCTCAAAGAGAACGCGTTACTAAAGCAAGAAAGTTGCTTGCTCAAAATCCTACAGTTTGGCAAGTGCATTTCCCATTTGACCAAAATTTCGTAGATCCAGAAGAAAAGAACCCTGAAATTGGCGGTGTTCGCAGCATGACGTGGCGTGTTGCAACTTACCAAAATGATTTAAATGGGATTGTGAATGCTACTTGTGGTGTTTTCTTGTATGACATGGACAATATTGATGACGGAAGTGCCTTTGAAATTGGCTTTTTCCGTGCACTTCACAAGCCAGTTATCTTAGTTCCATTTACTGAAATTGAAAATAAAGAAAAAGAAATGAATTTAATGCTTGCACAAGGTGTAACAACTATCATTGATGGAAATGACAGTTTTGAAAAATTAGCAAGCTATGATTTCAATTCTTGCCCAGCTGATCCAGTTGTGGGATACAAAATTATCTAA